A genome region from Rhinoraja longicauda isolate Sanriku21f chromosome 43, sRhiLon1.1, whole genome shotgun sequence includes the following:
- the LOC144612145 gene encoding sialic acid-binding Ig-like lectin 13, with the protein MVIGGSLDEVINIAEKELGDGVSVCWEQGMFKARVAVSEVWRISIPPEVTAQNGLCARIPCNYNYPSHLINKPRTGIWNYDKNKNPQSIAFHSGDFSQASPRFHHRTWLSGGLRDGNCSLVIDNIMQEDEGSYHFRIEFNDKDSYSFHSVTRLSVSDFTDKPSIFSAEMVEGKPVTVICTFNTTCNGTAPTLSWVTPADKPSSVSHSITQWGDTLTYSSVLILTPALKHHGQKLICGVRYPTVSSEQTLTLTVQYSPQNLTITFPSNVNNSSISVKNGNSTAILCSVQSFPASNLTWRHLGVTLNRTRSSNELWLELSQVTPRLAGAYQCVAENEHGTAERAVTLTVELSATEEQRLPVIPLASAAVVAFLIILSAVICLILKSRPRTDRPPVDALGPMTEDKQRMDKAQKHPQTALNMNQLHEDIYENCQIEDSIYENV; encoded by the exons ATGGTTATAGGAGGCAGCCTCGATGAAGTCATCAATATAGCGGAGAAAGAATTGggagatggtgttagtgtatgttGGGAACAAGGAATGTTCAAAGCCCGTG tcGCAGTGTCAGAAGTGTGGAGAATCAGCATTCCACCAGAGGTGACAGCGCAGAATGGTTTGTGTGCCCGGATTCCATGCAACTACAATTACCCGTCGCATCTGATCAATAAACCACGGACTGGAATTTGGAATTATGATAAGAACAAGAATCCTCAGTCTATAGCCTTCCACTCCGGGGATTTTAGTCAAGCATCGCCAAGATTTCACCATCGTACCTGGCTGTCTGGAGGCCTGAGAGATGGCAACTGTTCATTGGTTATAGACAACATTATGCAGGAAGATGAAGGTTCTTATCATTTCAGAATTGAATTCAATGACAAAGATAGTTACAGCTTCCATTCTGTAACACGGCTCAGTGTTTCTG ATTTCACTGATAAACCCTCGATATTCTCTGCTGAAATGGTGGAAGGAAAGCCTGTAACTGTAATCTGCACCTTCAACACCACGTGTAATGGAACGGCACCCACCTTATCCTGGGTCACCCCCGCTGATAAACCATCTTCAGTCTCACACAGCATAACTCAGTGGGGTGACACGCTGACATATTCTTCTGTTCTGATCCTGACCCCAGCGCTCAAACATCACGGCCAAAAATTAATCTGCGGTGTCAGGTACCCAACAGTTTCATCGGAGCAGACCCTCACACTGACTGTGCAAT ATTCCCCACAGAATCTCACTATCACATTCCCCAGCAACGTGAACAATTCCTCAATCAGTGTAAAGAACGGGAACTCTACAGCGATCCTCTGCTCCGTCCAGAGTTTCCCAGCATCCAACCTGACGTGGAGACATCTCGGTGTCACCCTGAACAGAACAAGATCCAGCAACGAGCTGTGGTTAGAGTTATCTCAGGTGACACCGCGGCTCGCTGGGGCCTATCAGTGTGTGGCTGAGAATGAACATGGGACAGCGGAGAGAGCCGTGACCCTCACCGTGGAAC TTTCTGCAACAGAGGAGCAGAGGTTACCAGTCATCCCATTGGCTTCTGCAGCTGTGGTTGCGTTCCTGATCATCCTATCGGCTGTGATTTGCCTCATTCTCAAATCGCGACCTAGAACAGACAG ACCTCCAGTGGATGCATTGGGACCGATGACAGAGGATAAACAGAGGATG GATAAAGCTCAGAAGCATCCCCAAACTGCATTGAACATGAATCAACTTCATGAAGATATTTATGAAAACTGCCAAATAGAAGATTCCATATACGAGAATGTATAA